TCTTTCTGATGAATCAGTGTTTTTTCCTCAAGTTCCAAAATGCATGACCTTGTCTACTATCTCTTAAGTAGCTTCATAGAATTTTCATTTGGTTGGCATTCTTATACTCATTCAATTTCAGAACAGTCTAGTACAATATCAATGGCCCAAGATACTTCTAATGCTGAATCAACTCAGCGTAGACCCGGTCTCTTAAAAGATCAAGTTAGATTGTTCAAAAGGAAGGACTCAGATCGCTATGAGATTGCTCCAATTCCTGATAACTTGTCATTTGAGAAGGGGTTTTTTGTAGTCGTTCGGGCATGCCAGTTGTTGGCACAGAAGAATGATGGACTTGTATTAATAGGATTAGCTGGTCCCTCTGGTGCTGGGAAGACCGTATTTACTGAGAAGATTGTTAGTTTTATGCCAAGCATCGCTGTCATTTCAATGGACAACTACAACGATGCTAGTCGAATTATCGATGGAAACTTTGATGGTAAAATGTGCCACTAATATTTCTTTTCTTCACAGAGTTCTCGCTGCATCACTGATTATTTTCAGGCTGAGATTAATGTTGTAGGCTGATATTTTGTGATAGCAACTTCTTTCTTTATGAAAATGAGATTTCCGTTATGCTTTTCctttgaattattatttttgcttCTTTTTCAACTGAATATTTGAGACTTCTCTGGCTCTTTATAATTGCAGCTTACTTTACTAATTTATGCTTCCATGCTTTTGGAAAGTTCTCCTACCTTCACTTCTGGGATGGTATTTATAAGATTTTGATATTATGTCACAGACCCACGATTGACTGACTATGAGACTTTGCTGAAGAACCTTCACGATCTGAAGACAGGGAAGCAGGCTGAAATCCCAATATATGATTTCAAATCCAGTTCACGCACAGGATACAGGTCTGTGTCTAGTCACTTTTGACTCATCAAAGCCCTTGTAATTTTTTCTCAGAGGTTATTTTAGTTAATAAGTGAGCAGAGTTATTTCTTGATACAGAGTTCTcttcttgttttcttttcttttatttttggtgGTGATGGTGGTGAAGTTTCCTCCTTTTTTCTCATCtttattttagcaatttaagttGAGGTTTTTTTACCTTACAAATCTCAATATTCAAGTCATAAAAGTTGATTGGTTTGTTTGATGTTGCAAACTTCTTTTATTATCTCATCACTCTTCTTTACTGCCAGTGGAGTTTAACATCTGTTCTCATGAAGTCACATGCTACTGCAGGACTCTTGAAGTCCCAAGTTCTCGTATTGTGATTATAGAAGGCATCTATGCTTTAAGTGAAAAATTGCGTCCTCTGCTGGATCTCCGGGTATCTGTGACAGGTGGTGTTCACTTTGATCTCGTAAAACGGGTTATACGGGACATACAACGTGCTGGGCAGGAACCAGAAGAAATAATTCACCAAATATCTGAAACCGTGGGTATTCCTCGTACCTAATTTAAGTAAAGCATGAAATACCTCGTACCCCTTCCACAAGTTCTCAGCCACACTTCTCCTTGCAGGTATATCCTATGTATAAGGCGTTTATTGAACCTGATCTCCGCACAGCTCATATAAAAATTACCAACAAATTTAACCCGTTTACTGGATTTCAAAGTCCTACCTATATATTGAAGGTAAATTTTGATCTATTCATTTCACCTAAATCTATTGTACTTGTGATGTTTTAGTCATGAAGATTGTTCTGTGATAGCTTGTACAGACTCTTGTTATAATTGTGTTGAATGCATGCTATTCAGTCCCAGAAGAATGTGTCTCCAGAACAAATTAAGTCTGCCATGTCTGAAGAGCATTCAGAAAGTACAGAACAAACATATGATATTTATCTTCTGCCGCCTGGTGAAGATCCAGAGACTTGCCAATCTTACCTGAGGATGCGTAATAAAGATGGAAAATACAATCTTATGTTTGAGGTCTGCTCTTATTATTCAATTAATGACGTAGTCGGAGACTTGAGTGTCTATCTAATTTTTTCTAGCTGCGTATATGAACCAAGAATGCTTTTATCTAGTCGTAACCTCATACAACTGACATGGATCAACTCATAAGCCTGCTTGAGTGACTACATTTAAtctatctttttttaaaaaacttctTCCTTCCAAATGCAAAAGTCTGATATTCATTACCTTCTTGAAGTATATGGCTGACATGTGAAAACGTACTTAACCATGCGAATACTTATTTAATTTTGGGTACGAAGTCAAAATACTTTCCTTAATGGATGTATATAAATTAGTTCTACGAGGTTATCGAAAAAGACATTTAGAAAACAGAAAGAATAAATGATTCTTTTGGATTGGAGGTTTTTTTAACCTCTTCATTTGCATTTCCACCTTTCTCCACTATTTTTTGTCTCTATTTGTTCTTTGACTCAACCGATCTCCGGAAAGTTGTATTTACTTGCGAAATGTGTAtgctttattaattaaaatgtttTCCCTGGCCTTATTCCCATTGGACTGTTAGAATTTGTAAACCACCACAAAATCAAAAACAATCGCAATGTTTGGTTCTGTTTACGGGGTTTGTCGAGTCATGCTAGAAATGGTAAATTGGCTTAGTATAATGAAAATAAACATAgtgaatgtttttaaaattttcttacttGGGCATGCTTATAAACTGTAGGAATGGGTCACTGATCCTCCCTTTGTCATATCTCCAAGAATAACATTTGAAGTTAGTGTTCGTCTTCTTGGTGGATTGATGGCCTTGGGCTACACAATAGCCTCCATACTCAAAAGAAGCTGCCATGTCTTTTTGGATGAAAAGGTCTGCGTGAAAATTGATTGGCTGGAACAGTTAAAGCGTCATTACATTCAGGTAGTACACTTTTGCCACCACTTTCCATCTCCCGTTCCACTCCAAGTCTCTAATATTGAATTATACTTTTTCTGACTAAAGCTTCCCATCTACTATCAacttcatgatttttttttaaatgtgtgCGAGTTAATTTTCTTTATGTCATTACTCATCCTATCACATCTTCCTCTTGATAATTAACGTGTATATAGCTCGAATTTCCTACTTTTTCATGAGATAGTTCTCTATGAAAACCAATGATGTGCTGGACTCTCATATATTTTCGTTTCATTTGGTTGTTTAAGATGTTGAACCTGCTTTATTTGAGACAGGTACAAGGTAGAGACCGTCTCGTCGTAAAATGTGTAGCTGAACAGCTGGGATTGGAAGGTTCATATGTTCCACATACTTATATTGAACAAATACAGCTTGAGAAAATGATAGATGATGTCATGGTATGAGAAATGACCGGGCCTCTCTTTATGCTTCTTATTCTTCTTTTTTCCTAAGGCGTTTCTAATCTGTGATTGACAGGCATTGCCCGATGATTTGAGAACCAAACTTAGCATAGATGAGGATCTTGTCTCAAGTCCTAAGGAAGCACTTTCCAGAGTCTCAGCCGAAAGGGCTGCGACAAGAATCAAGAATCTCAAAAGGTGTATTTGTTATACTATTCTTTTTATGTCTCCAGATGTTTTTACTTCTTGATAATGTATAATGGTTTGTGAATTTTAATCAAGTGCTGTGCTAGTAAGCTGTATTTAATAATGCATAATTATATTGATATCAATTGGTTTTTTGCCATAATAGAGTTCCTTGCATATAAACGAACTTCATTTCTTGCAAGTTCAAACGTAAAAGTTTTAACTGTCTCGATTCAATGGGTATCTGATCATTAATATTGTTTAAGAGTTTTTATGATTAGCAGTTACCATTTTAATCAAGTAATAGGGCATCGTATCCTTGAACTTTTTTGTTACTTGATTTAACAGTGGTATGTCACACTCATACACGGGACGCACAGATAAGAACATGTCGAAGATGAACATAAGATTCGATGATAGAATCATAGATTCACCAGCAACGTCGGCAAGTCaggtaaaataattcaaatttagaTGTACTAATGTATGTAAAGCTTCTGATACATGAGATTATCCATCTCGCTGAAGTTATTTATCGTATTCAACCTGTATACTGCAGGGAGCAATAACGCAGCTTTCAGAACAAATTTCTACTCTAAATGATCGTATGGACGATTTCACATCTCGCATTGAAGAGTTAAATTCCAAGTTAAATAGCAAAAGAGGTTCTCCCAGTTCACAAAACATAGCGTTACAGGCAGAATACTGCAATGGGTCGGCCCCAACTTCCTATTTCATATCTGGTTTAGGCAATGGTTCTTTAACCGGACCAGTAATGACGAATTCCTTATCTTCCTCCCAACTGGCAAAAGAGTCTTCTTTAATGGAAGAGGTATTACTTCATTGTCTTTCTGTGTAAATTTCTTTTGGTTACATTAGTTATCTAGATTTTGGTCGGACTTTTGTGGCAGATATCGAACATAACACGTGGACAACGTCAAGTCATGCATCAGCTCGACAATCTCAGCAACCTTGTACGAGAAAATGTGAGCTCCACAAGATCACATCGCGATACAAAGCATCGCAGAGTTGAGATTCCGGATATCGAACCCGTCAAGATCTCCATGGTCTTAGCATCATTGGCTGTTGGCGGGCTGGGAATTTTTTTGTTCAAGGGATTTTTAACTGGAAAGTGATCCCATCCGATCCGATATACCATTATTCGACATGTAGATTTTATTTATCATCGCACTGAATACCTCCGAATGTTTTGCAATGCCACACTTCTTATCGGGAACGTAGATTTTGACTAATATTCCTATACTTGGAAGTTTTGGAAGTGATTTGAGTTTTGTTAGAGGAAGAGGAGGGCGTCTCAGCAAATTTTGTGGTGGTTTTTTTTTGCGGATCTTTTGTATTCTCTTTATTGACTTGCACAGTGATTTTTTTGACTATGAAAGTAGAATTTTTGACTTCTAACCACCACGACACGTATGTCATTAGATGCACTCGGACAATGTCCTAAATGTAGGATCTCATGTTCCGATGAGAACAATGAGGTTTGATGAACAATTGAGACTTCaaatattgataataatcaaataaagaattgcaaaatatagggagatAGCTAGATTATAACTTGAAAACGTAGTTTAAAGAGTTAAACCAATGTGAACCTAGCATCAAATCTTGGATAATCGAATTAGTTTAATTGATCTCTAGGTTTAAAATCTGAAATAACAaaatgtaattaaattatttgaattaataagTATAagtgtttgaataattattgatataatgtaatgaatatatttaaattttaattattataataacaaattatgacataaatattatttattttatttgagatttttgtcataaaattgatttctttcctattattgtatttaattaagagtaggtctttaatgagactgtctcacagatctttattcgtgagacggatcgaTCATATCCatgtttacaataaaaattaatatatttgacataaaaagtattgtaatattttttcttatgggttactcatataaaatatctatttcacaaaattgacccgtaaaaccgtctcacaggagtttttgtgtttaattaatatgttaattGAATAGAATGATTCATATcataaaaagatttatttatcaaaattttaaagaatgaataaatatttttcaaaaaataaaatatcttctCATATTAAAAGTTACTTTTTAAGAATATCTAATTAATTTAGGTAACTGCCGTGTTAGCatctaattaaatatttgatttgggttGGACTATCAAGAGatgttatataattaatttaaatattataatttatctcAAGGgcaaaagataaaatattactAGTCGCTTCTGCGGAAGAAAACGATGGTCTCTGCGGATTTCGATCGCCTTCCATCAGAGTTAATCGtctatattttcgaaaaaatcaGTGATGCCAAATGTCTATGCATTTGTTCTTCAGTGTCCAAGCTTTTTGCCGCACTTGTTCTTCACACCCGCTTTATTTCCGTGCAAATTCGTATTGATCACTGGGGTAGTTGTTGTTGGTCACCGGGAATTCACAAGTTTCTGAAAAAGTTATCTTGCGTTGAATATGTAAGCATCCAATTCTCCTGCGATTTGAAACTACCAAGATCTTTGCCTTTCCTTGTGTATAAATCGGATTCATCGAGCTTCATCTTAGTTTCTGCCAAGAGCCTTGTTGATGATACTACAAGCATTGATCCCATGCTTGAAAACAAGTCTGAGTTCGAAATTGAGTATCGTCATGCCTTACTTGATTCAATTATCAGGCACATGTTCCATTTCAAGCGTAGGTTTGCTTTTAAGAAAGAGCTTCTTGCTTTATTTCCAAATTTGAAGAATATTTGGGCAGTTGAATCCACGGAGCTGGGGACTATTTTCTGGGAAGAAGACATTGCCAGAAGAACAAA
The DNA window shown above is from Primulina huaijiensis isolate GDHJ02 chromosome 12, ASM1229523v2, whole genome shotgun sequence and carries:
- the LOC140989967 gene encoding inorganic pyrophosphatase TTM2-like isoform X2; translation: MAQDTSNAESTQRRPGLLKDQVRLFKRKDSDRYEIAPIPDNLSFEKGFFVVVRACQLLAQKNDGLVLIGLAGPSGAGKTVFTEKIVSFMPSIAVISMDNYNDASRIIDGNFDDPRLTDYETLLKNLHDLKTGKQAEIPIYDFKSSSRTGYRTLEVPSSRIVIIEGIYALSEKLRPLLDLRVSVTGGVHFDLVKRVIRDIQRAGQEPEEIIHQISETVYPMYKAFIEPDLRTAHIKITNKFNPFTGFQSPTYILKSQKNVSPEQIKSAMSEEHSESTEQTYDIYLLPPGEDPETCQSYLRMRNKDGKYNLMFEEWVTDPPFVISPRITFEVSVRLLGGLMALGYTIASILKRSCHVFLDEKVCVKIDWLEQLKRHYIQVQGRDRLVVKCVAEQLGLEGSYVPHTYIEQIQLEKMIDDVMALPDDLRTKLSIDEDLVSSPKEALSRVSAERAATRIKNLKSGMSHSYTGRTDKNMSKMNIRFDDRIIDSPATSASQGAITQLSEQISTLNDRMDDFTSRIEELNSKLNSKRGSPSSQNIALQAEYCNGSAPTSYFISGLGNGSLTGPVMTNSLSSSQLAKESSLMEEISNITRGQRQVMHQLDNLSNLVRENVSSTRSHRDTKHRRVEIPDIEPVKISMVLASLAVGGLGIFLFKGFLTGK
- the LOC140989967 gene encoding inorganic pyrophosphatase TTM2-like isoform X1 translates to MNYASDTQDLEQSSTISMAQDTSNAESTQRRPGLLKDQVRLFKRKDSDRYEIAPIPDNLSFEKGFFVVVRACQLLAQKNDGLVLIGLAGPSGAGKTVFTEKIVSFMPSIAVISMDNYNDASRIIDGNFDDPRLTDYETLLKNLHDLKTGKQAEIPIYDFKSSSRTGYRTLEVPSSRIVIIEGIYALSEKLRPLLDLRVSVTGGVHFDLVKRVIRDIQRAGQEPEEIIHQISETVYPMYKAFIEPDLRTAHIKITNKFNPFTGFQSPTYILKSQKNVSPEQIKSAMSEEHSESTEQTYDIYLLPPGEDPETCQSYLRMRNKDGKYNLMFEEWVTDPPFVISPRITFEVSVRLLGGLMALGYTIASILKRSCHVFLDEKVCVKIDWLEQLKRHYIQVQGRDRLVVKCVAEQLGLEGSYVPHTYIEQIQLEKMIDDVMALPDDLRTKLSIDEDLVSSPKEALSRVSAERAATRIKNLKSGMSHSYTGRTDKNMSKMNIRFDDRIIDSPATSASQGAITQLSEQISTLNDRMDDFTSRIEELNSKLNSKRGSPSSQNIALQAEYCNGSAPTSYFISGLGNGSLTGPVMTNSLSSSQLAKESSLMEEISNITRGQRQVMHQLDNLSNLVRENVSSTRSHRDTKHRRVEIPDIEPVKISMVLASLAVGGLGIFLFKGFLTGK